A genomic stretch from Candidatus Nitrososphaera gargensis Ga9.2 includes:
- the psmB gene encoding archaeal proteasome endopeptidase complex subunit beta — MHPQDKRYPDYIADQIKKGTTTCALTCKDGVVLAADTRASAGLFIADRHVMKIQKVDQHLAMTIAGGVADAQNLVDTMRYNANLYRFQNKELMPVKSAARLCSNILFNQRYFPYYVQIIMAGYTKNEGSQIHNIDLFGSMTTEKFISTGSGSPVAYGYLESEYRDGMSVNDAYKVAMQAIAAAIRRNAGTGDSINVVIIDKNGYRELSKEEKAAVGVVF, encoded by the coding sequence ATGCACCCTCAGGACAAGAGATATCCCGATTACATTGCCGACCAGATAAAGAAAGGAACCACTACATGCGCCTTGACATGCAAGGATGGTGTGGTGCTTGCGGCCGACACCCGCGCAAGCGCGGGACTCTTTATCGCCGACAGGCACGTCATGAAGATCCAAAAAGTTGACCAGCACCTTGCAATGACCATAGCCGGCGGCGTGGCCGACGCGCAGAATCTTGTCGACACGATGCGCTACAACGCCAACCTCTACCGCTTCCAGAACAAGGAGCTTATGCCAGTCAAGTCTGCTGCGAGGCTCTGCTCAAATATCCTCTTTAACCAGCGATACTTTCCATACTATGTCCAGATAATAATGGCAGGTTACACGAAAAACGAGGGCAGCCAGATCCACAACATCGACCTCTTTGGCTCGATGACGACTGAAAAGTTCATTTCCACCGGCAGCGGATCGCCTGTTGCTTACGGCTATCTAGAATCGGAATACAGGGACGGCATGAGCGTTAACGACGCGTACAAGGTAGCGATGCAGGCGATAGCAGCTGCAATCAGAAGAAACGCTGGAACCGGTGACAGCATCAACGTAGTCATTATCGACAAGAACGGCTACCGCGAGTTGTCAAAGGAAGAAAAAGCGGCAGTCGGGGTAGTCTTTTAG
- a CDS encoding cupredoxin domain-containing protein — MVPDGFFEFTFTKASKYEYYDMLHHWMQDTVVALERGALDDRYRELVDTSLR; from the coding sequence TTGGTGCCGGATGGGTTCTTTGAATTCACATTTACGAAAGCAAGCAAGTATGAATACTATGACATGCTGCATCATTGGATGCAGGACACTGTCGTAGCGCTAGAGCGTGGCGCGCTAGACGACCGGTACAGGGAATTGGTCGATACGAGCCTGAGGTAG
- a CDS encoding cupredoxin domain-containing protein, with translation MFAASGGSGTERVSSIVTIPAGSSSGNKNFEPEVIKVIIGVNNTVRWINKDDVPNAVVASNDDDSVFQYHQRKRTQHLGAGWVL, from the coding sequence ATGTTTGCAGCGTCTGGCGGCAGCGGTACAGAAAGAGTGTCGTCTATTGTAACTATACCCGCTGGCTCCTCCAGCGGCAACAAGAACTTTGAACCTGAGGTTATCAAGGTGATAATCGGCGTCAACAATACGGTCAGGTGGATAAACAAGGACGACGTGCCAAACGCAGTTGTGGCAAGCAACGATGACGATTCAGTTTTTCAATACCATCAGCGGAAGCGGACCCAACATCTTGGTGCCGGATGGGTTCTTTGA
- the leuC gene encoding 3-isopropylmalate dehydratase large subunit: protein MPKTIFEKIWDSHIIYEKEGGGLSLLYIDRHLVHEVTSPQAFDGLRMNNRRVRRPDLTFATMDHNVPTSDRSLPIVDQISSIQIQTLAQNCKEFGITLFDMHSPDQGIVHVIGPDLGLTLPGTTIVCGDSHTSTHGAFGAFALGIGTSEVEHVLATQTLWMDKPKTFAINLEGRRRNPHAVTAKDMILYVIRTIGTAGGTGTVLEYRGEAMSELSMENRMTICNMSIEAGARAGLIAPDRTTFDFIRGRRYAPKGEQFEKAVEYWSCLRTDPNAKFDKSISFDVGSLAPQVSWGTNPGMVVDVTGAVPHPDEFAKGNENERKAAVRALEYMALEPGTPMTDVRLDRVFIGSCTNSRLEDLLEASMVVKGRKVSPNVRAMVVPGSQHVKAAAEQMGLDKVFKEAGFEWRESGCSMCLGMNPDILGPGERCASTSNRNFEGRQGAGGRTHLVSPVMAAAAAIEGHFVDVREWL, encoded by the coding sequence TTGCCTAAGACGATATTTGAGAAGATCTGGGACAGTCATATTATTTACGAAAAGGAAGGCGGTGGTCTGTCACTGCTATACATCGATAGGCACCTGGTGCATGAAGTCACTTCGCCACAGGCGTTTGACGGTCTCCGAATGAACAACCGGCGCGTCAGAAGACCAGACCTGACATTTGCCACCATGGACCACAACGTGCCAACAAGCGACAGGTCGCTTCCAATAGTAGATCAAATTTCGTCTATACAGATCCAGACGCTTGCGCAAAACTGCAAAGAGTTTGGCATTACACTCTTTGATATGCACAGCCCCGATCAGGGCATTGTGCACGTGATAGGTCCAGATCTTGGGCTGACACTGCCAGGTACCACGATTGTGTGCGGCGACAGCCACACCTCGACCCATGGCGCCTTTGGCGCCTTTGCGCTTGGCATAGGCACGAGCGAGGTAGAGCACGTGCTTGCCACCCAGACCTTGTGGATGGACAAGCCCAAGACGTTTGCGATAAACCTTGAAGGCAGGCGCAGGAACCCTCACGCCGTGACTGCCAAGGACATGATACTCTATGTGATAAGGACAATCGGGACTGCTGGTGGCACTGGCACCGTGCTAGAGTATCGCGGCGAGGCAATGTCCGAGCTCTCGATGGAGAACAGGATGACGATATGCAACATGTCTATTGAAGCAGGCGCGCGTGCCGGCCTGATAGCGCCTGACAGGACGACCTTTGACTTTATCAGGGGAAGGCGCTACGCGCCAAAAGGCGAGCAGTTCGAAAAGGCGGTTGAATACTGGTCTTGCCTTCGGACGGATCCAAACGCCAAGTTTGACAAGTCGATCAGCTTTGACGTCGGCTCGCTTGCACCCCAAGTAAGCTGGGGGACCAACCCGGGAATGGTAGTAGACGTTACCGGCGCGGTGCCGCACCCCGACGAGTTTGCAAAGGGAAACGAAAACGAGCGCAAAGCCGCAGTACGCGCCCTTGAATATATGGCGCTAGAGCCGGGCACGCCAATGACAGATGTCAGGCTGGATAGGGTGTTCATCGGCTCGTGCACAAACTCACGCCTTGAAGACCTGCTTGAAGCGTCGATGGTCGTAAAGGGAAGAAAGGTCTCGCCAAACGTGCGGGCTATGGTGGTGCCCGGGTCGCAGCACGTCAAGGCGGCCGCAGAGCAGATGGGTCTTGACAAAGTCTTCAAAGAGGCCGGCTTTGAATGGCGCGAGTCTGGATGCAGCATGTGCCTTGGCATGAACCCTGACATCCTTGGGCCCGGCGAGCGCTGCGCAAGCACCTCAAACCGCAACTTTGAGGGCCGGCAGGGGGCAGGGGGCAGAACGCATCTCGTAAGCCCTGTCATGGCCGCCGCAGCCGCGATTGAAGGGCACTTTGTGGACGTGAGGGAGTGGCTCTAG
- the leuD gene encoding 3-isopropylmalate dehydratase small subunit has protein sequence MEPFTVLKSKATPLDRVNVDTDQIVPKQFLKLVNRTGFGKYLFYDWRFDRDGRPRSDFVLNNPKYSGRQILLARDNFGSGSSREHAAWAIFDYGFRAVIAPSFADIFYNNCFKNGILPVRLKSSEVDYLFKNEDLDIEIDLAEQLVVVAGSGRKMHFEIDEFRKKLLLEGLDSIGLTLQLEDHIARYERQNRMFFAPSDS, from the coding sequence ATGGAACCCTTTACAGTGCTCAAGAGCAAGGCGACCCCGCTTGACAGGGTCAACGTCGACACCGATCAGATAGTTCCAAAGCAATTTCTGAAGCTTGTCAACCGGACGGGTTTTGGCAAGTACCTGTTTTACGACTGGCGCTTTGATAGGGACGGCAGACCAAGGAGCGACTTTGTGCTGAACAACCCAAAATATTCCGGCAGGCAGATCCTGCTTGCCCGGGACAACTTTGGAAGCGGAAGCTCGCGCGAGCACGCCGCGTGGGCAATCTTTGACTACGGGTTTCGGGCTGTAATCGCGCCGTCCTTTGCAGACATTTTCTACAACAACTGCTTCAAAAACGGCATACTGCCTGTCCGGCTCAAGTCCAGCGAAGTCGACTATTTGTTCAAGAACGAGGACCTTGACATTGAGATTGACCTTGCAGAACAGCTTGTGGTGGTGGCAGGCAGCGGCCGCAAGATGCACTTTGAGATAGACGAGTTCCGCAAGAAACTCTTGCTTGAAGGTCTGGACAGCATAGGGCTCACCCTGCAGCTTGAAGACCATATCGCAAGGTATGAAAGGCAGAACCGGATGTTTTTCGCTCCGAGCGACAGCTGA